Proteins encoded by one window of Rhodobacteraceae bacterium IMCC1335:
- the mraZ gene encoding division/cell wall cluster transcriptional repressor MraZ, with protein MRRFRGESLHKIDTKGRVSIPALFRRVIQACDPNWQEGLPPELVIVYGDARRPFLECYTVEAIEEVDRKIDQLPRGSVGRKTLERLFHGQSYPTSVDETGRLVLPAKLRQKIAVESEAYFIAAGDTFQIWNPGRYSEDQAKTEAWLSDQPDDFDPLSFLDGGQEG; from the coding sequence ATGCGAAGATTTAGAGGCGAAAGTCTGCATAAGATCGATACGAAGGGCAGGGTGTCAATCCCCGCGCTTTTTCGCCGCGTAATCCAAGCCTGCGATCCCAATTGGCAAGAAGGCTTGCCCCCCGAATTGGTCATTGTCTACGGCGATGCGCGCCGACCCTTTTTGGAATGTTATACGGTTGAGGCCATCGAAGAGGTGGATCGTAAGATTGACCAATTGCCGCGCGGATCGGTTGGGCGAAAAACGCTAGAACGGTTATTTCACGGACAAAGCTATCCTACCTCTGTTGACGAGACGGGGCGTTTGGTCTTGCCCGCCAAGCTGCGTCAGAAAATTGCGGTCGAGAGCGAGGCCTATTTTATCGCCGCCGGTGACACGTTTCAAATTTGGAACCCCGGCCGCTACAGCGAGGATCAGGCCAAAACCGAGGCGTGGTTGAGCGATCAACCGGATGATTTTGATCCGCTAAGCTTTTTGGATGGCGGTCAGGAAGGGTAA
- a CDS encoding P-loop NTPase, which yields MRDQIFQELDKIKMPNGQSIVALDMVRALTIDESHVQFVIEAPSAAVAGALEPLRQQAVEAVTALAGVTKTSVILTAHSGAAEKPEPPQLKIGGHPKPQAAPMKPAGVARILAIASGKGGVGKSTVSSNLAVALAKQGRRVGLLDADIYGPSQPRMMGVQQRPASPDGKTIIPLQAHGVTMMSIGLMLDPDKAIVWRGPMLMGALQQMISQVAWGELDVLIVDLPPGTGDVQLTLCQKSEVSGAIVVSTPQDVALLDARKALDMFSTLKTPVLGLIENMSVFHCPHCGEASEIFGHGGVAKEAETLNLPLLATLPIDLETRRAGDAGRPVAAGTGPVAEAYGALAARLVQGGMA from the coding sequence ATGCGCGATCAAATTTTTCAAGAATTAGACAAAATTAAGATGCCAAACGGCCAATCTATCGTCGCGCTTGATATGGTGCGGGCGCTCACGATCGACGAGAGCCATGTACAATTTGTGATCGAAGCCCCCTCTGCTGCAGTGGCCGGCGCGCTAGAGCCGCTGCGCCAGCAAGCGGTTGAGGCCGTTACCGCCTTGGCCGGTGTGACCAAAACCAGCGTCATTTTAACCGCGCATAGTGGCGCTGCCGAAAAGCCCGAGCCGCCTCAATTGAAAATTGGCGGCCACCCTAAGCCTCAGGCAGCACCGATGAAGCCCGCGGGTGTGGCGCGCATTCTGGCCATCGCCTCTGGAAAGGGAGGGGTGGGAAAATCGACCGTTTCATCCAATTTGGCGGTTGCTTTGGCCAAACAGGGCCGCCGCGTGGGCTTGTTGGATGCTGATATTTATGGGCCATCGCAGCCGCGTATGATGGGGGTGCAACAGCGCCCGGCCAGCCCGGATGGTAAAACCATTATACCGCTTCAGGCCCATGGGGTCACGATGATGTCGATTGGTCTGATGCTTGATCCGGACAAAGCGATTGTGTGGCGCGGGCCGATGCTGATGGGCGCGTTGCAGCAAATGATTTCGCAAGTGGCCTGGGGGGAGCTGGATGTTTTAATCGTTGATCTTCCGCCTGGAACGGGCGATGTGCAGCTGACTCTGTGCCAAAAATCAGAAGTTAGCGGGGCGATTGTGGTGTCAACGCCGCAGGATGTTGCGCTGCTCGATGCGCGTAAAGCGCTGGACATGTTTTCCACGTTGAAAACACCCGTGCTGGGGCTGATCGAAAATATGTCGGTGTTTCATTGCCCGCATTGTGGAGAGGCCAGTGAAATTTTTGGGCATGGTGGCGTGGCAAAAGAGGCCGAGACGCTCAATCTTCCGCTCTTAGCGACATTGCCGATTGATCTTGAAACCCGCAGAGCCGGCGATGCGGGACGTCCCGTCGCGGCGGGCACTGGCCCGGTGGCCGAAGCCTATGGGGCGTTGGCCGCGCGTCTTGTGCAAGGCGGTATGGCCTGA
- a CDS encoding DUF1127 domain-containing protein, producing MAFTADSSFAKPAVFGGIFAALNKLTEAMQRRRVYRTTVNELSALSDRDLSDLGLSRASIRRLAQDAANAL from the coding sequence ATGGCTTTCACAGCTGACAGTTCATTCGCAAAACCAGCCGTGTTTGGCGGCATTTTCGCAGCCCTTAACAAACTGACCGAAGCAATGCAGCGCCGGAGGGTTTACCGCACAACCGTGAACGAGTTGAGTGCGTTGAGCGATCGGGATCTGTCCGATTTAGGGTTAAGCCGCGCGTCAATTCGCCGTTTAGCACAGGACGCGGCAAACGCGCTGTAA
- a CDS encoding cyclic nucleotide-binding domain-containing protein encodes MAVFFNFKAGQTIYKASTMPDGAYIVHSGEVDLVSPGHMHLTTLHAGEIFGEIGQLLDERRTVNAIARTDCILTHVSSAVLTQKMEKVDPAIKGIIRALATRLTEANSTNEKIWSELQMYKSLT; translated from the coding sequence ATGGCTGTCTTTTTTAACTTTAAGGCCGGACAAACAATTTACAAAGCCTCCACGATGCCCGATGGCGCCTATATCGTGCATTCGGGCGAGGTGGATCTAGTGTCCCCCGGCCATATGCATCTGACCACATTGCACGCGGGCGAAATATTTGGCGAAATTGGTCAATTGCTCGACGAACGGCGAACCGTGAATGCAATTGCGCGCACCGATTGCATTTTAACGCATGTCTCTTCGGCAGTGCTAACTCAAAAAATGGAAAAAGTAGACCCCGCAATTAAGGGCATTATTCGCGCTTTGGCAACCCGCCTGACCGAAGCCAATAGCACGAATGAAAAGATCTGGAGCGAGCTGCAAATGTATAAATCATTAACCTAA
- a CDS encoding NADPH:quinone reductase, which translates to MSKKIIIEEFGGADQLKVIQEQVGEPGPNEVRIAHKACGLNFIDIYQRTGLYPMPLPHTLGTEAAGLIDAVGSDVTHLKTGDRVAYAFNAPAGAYCEMRVMPADQVCVLPESISFEEGAAMMLKGLTVQYLFHRTTPLKAGDTVLFHAAAGGVGLIACQWAKSEGITLIGTAGSDEKCQRALNHGAVHCINYQRDDFLSEVKKLTNGVGVDVVMDSVGADTFDKSLACLKPFGMMITFGNSSGKTPPFDLAQLAPLGSLKITRPSVFTHIAQHETCQTMARHLFDKVTTGAVKIRIDQRFALQDVAAAHLSLESRETMGSTVLTI; encoded by the coding sequence ATGAGTAAAAAAATCATAATCGAAGAATTTGGCGGGGCCGACCAATTGAAGGTCATCCAAGAACAGGTTGGTGAGCCGGGGCCGAATGAAGTGCGTATTGCGCATAAAGCCTGCGGCTTAAACTTCATCGATATCTATCAACGCACAGGGCTATACCCGATGCCCTTGCCGCATACATTGGGCACAGAGGCCGCCGGCCTTATTGACGCGGTTGGCAGCGATGTCACGCATCTGAAAACGGGCGATCGGGTCGCCTATGCGTTCAACGCCCCTGCCGGCGCCTATTGCGAAATGCGCGTTATGCCCGCGGATCAGGTCTGCGTTTTGCCCGAGTCGATCAGCTTTGAAGAAGGCGCTGCAATGATGCTGAAAGGCCTGACGGTGCAATATCTTTTCCACCGCACCACACCTTTGAAAGCCGGCGACACGGTTTTGTTCCACGCAGCAGCGGGCGGGGTAGGCTTGATCGCCTGCCAATGGGCAAAATCTGAAGGGATCACGTTGATCGGCACTGCAGGCAGCGATGAAAAATGCCAACGCGCGCTGAACCATGGCGCGGTGCATTGCATAAATTATCAACGTGATGACTTTCTGAGCGAGGTTAAAAAACTGACCAACGGCGTAGGCGTTGATGTGGTGATGGACTCGGTCGGAGCAGATACATTTGATAAATCTCTTGCCTGTTTAAAACCCTTCGGGATGATGATCACATTCGGCAATTCCTCGGGAAAGACCCCCCCGTTTGACCTTGCCCAGCTTGCGCCGCTTGGATCGTTGAAAATTACCAGGCCCTCGGTTTTCACCCATATCGCGCAGCATGAAACCTGCCAAACTATGGCCCGGCATTTATTCGATAAAGTCACCACAGGTGCGGTAAAGATCCGGATTGACCAACGCTTCGCATTGCAGGATGTTGCCGCCGCGCATCTTTCGCTGGAAAGCCGCGAAACAATGGGCAGCACGGTGCTTACAATTTGA
- a CDS encoding sorbosone dehydrogenase, translated as MRSKTLLPALSTILLAGGALAEDNLTKLGQFKTTGVTEFTTIAQDAPAANSIRNILRSIELPPGFTIDLYALVPDARHMAMAPQGTALFVGTKKEKVWVVMDRDDDNIGDEVKDFAPSLTFDIPNGVAFSDDGFLFIAERNRVMMYPAAEFFHESPDVVAVPIVPKGSLIPVEEESYNHTARVIKVGPDNKLYISLGQPFNVAPPEKLALYNETGIGGIIRMDRDGSNREVYTYGVRNSVGHDFNPANGELWWTDNQVDGMGDLIPPGELNRQTEMGQHFGHPWYGGGDVRTNEYRGQDVPVEVVMPVVEMDAHAADLGMSFYTGDMFPAKYHGGIFSAQHGSWNRTDPIGARVMFTGVNPDGSVGETMVFASGWLNKNGEYDGRPVDVAQMKDGSILVSDDFANAIYRITYAN; from the coding sequence ATGCGGAGTAAAACGCTGTTGCCGGCCTTATCGACGATCCTTTTGGCCGGTGGCGCGCTTGCAGAAGACAATTTAACCAAGCTGGGGCAATTTAAAACCACCGGCGTGACCGAGTTCACAACCATTGCACAGGACGCGCCCGCCGCAAATTCGATCCGGAACATCTTGCGCTCGATCGAGCTGCCCCCCGGCTTCACAATTGACCTATACGCGTTGGTGCCCGATGCCCGCCACATGGCGATGGCGCCCCAAGGCACAGCCCTTTTCGTGGGCACGAAGAAAGAAAAAGTCTGGGTCGTGATGGATCGCGATGACGATAATATCGGCGATGAAGTAAAAGATTTTGCGCCCTCATTAACGTTTGATATTCCCAACGGGGTGGCGTTTTCGGATGACGGGTTTCTGTTCATTGCCGAGCGCAACCGCGTTATGATGTATCCTGCGGCTGAATTTTTTCACGAAAGCCCCGATGTGGTCGCGGTGCCGATCGTGCCAAAAGGCAGTTTGATCCCGGTCGAAGAAGAAAGCTACAATCATACCGCGCGGGTGATAAAAGTGGGCCCCGATAACAAGCTTTACATCTCATTGGGCCAACCCTTCAACGTGGCCCCCCCAGAGAAGCTTGCGCTGTACAATGAAACCGGTATTGGCGGGATTATCCGCATGGATCGCGATGGATCCAACCGAGAAGTCTATACCTATGGCGTGCGCAATTCCGTGGGCCATGATTTCAACCCCGCCAATGGCGAATTATGGTGGACTGACAACCAAGTTGACGGCATGGGCGATTTAATTCCACCCGGCGAGCTTAACCGGCAAACCGAAATGGGCCAGCATTTTGGCCATCCCTGGTATGGCGGCGGCGATGTGCGCACCAATGAATACCGCGGCCAAGACGTGCCTGTTGAGGTGGTGATGCCCGTGGTCGAAATGGATGCCCATGCCGCCGATTTGGGCATGAGTTTTTACACCGGGGATATGTTCCCAGCCAAATATCATGGTGGAATATTCTCTGCCCAGCATGGGTCATGGAATCGCACCGATCCGATCGGCGCGCGCGTCATGTTCACGGGGGTGAATCCCGATGGCAGCGTGGGCGAAACCATGGTCTTCGCCTCGGGTTGGCTGAACAAAAACGGAGAATATGATGGCCGCCCCGTAGATGTGGCGCAAATGAAAGATGGCTCAATTCTGGTATCAGATGATTTTGCCAATGCGATCTATCGCATCACTTACGCCAACTGA
- a CDS encoding c-type cytochrome, translating to MHNATTLFAATIIWGAAACPPELQAESLGAALAKPCAVCHGKNGLSKDPEAPNLAGQPKLYLEKSLTDYKTGARQDRRMSLIAKSLSKAEIKALAAYFATKTIMLK from the coding sequence ATGCACAACGCAACCACCCTGTTTGCCGCTACCATAATATGGGGGGCGGCCGCTTGCCCGCCTGAACTGCAGGCCGAAAGCTTGGGCGCGGCTTTGGCCAAGCCCTGCGCCGTTTGCCACGGGAAAAACGGCCTAAGCAAAGACCCCGAAGCGCCCAATCTGGCCGGCCAGCCCAAACTTTATCTTGAAAAAAGCCTGACCGATTATAAAACCGGCGCCCGCCAAGACCGCCGCATGAGCTTGATTGCCAAATCCCTTAGCAAAGCCGAGATCAAAGCCTTGGCAGCCTATTTCGCAACAAAAACGATAATGTTGAAATAA
- a CDS encoding CBS domain-containing protein, translating to MKIKDYFAEKRSRVADWYTQDTSDIPLYCKVTDKVLDMIVTLSDPREASLAVVDENNHVVGIVTGRDIVLYMGTHRVIEENLTVDALMTANPKTGTPEMLCIDALKIMIEGRFRNLPIEADGKFVGILSILAAAKGRLMETMAKNTEAYESLKSLSDGMPEIDIENTTEDAFKLVSDSKAPFVSVKENNEIVDFLMDYDLRRLWLKKQ from the coding sequence ATGAAGATCAAAGACTATTTTGCCGAAAAACGCAGCAGAGTTGCAGATTGGTATACGCAAGATACATCGGATATCCCGTTATACTGCAAAGTAACCGATAAAGTTTTGGATATGATCGTCACTTTATCCGATCCGCGCGAAGCCAGCCTTGCCGTGGTGGACGAAAATAACCACGTGGTCGGCATCGTCACCGGGCGCGATATCGTTTTATATATGGGCACGCATCGCGTGATTGAAGAAAACCTTACCGTAGATGCCCTTATGACGGCAAATCCCAAAACGGGCACGCCAGAGATGCTGTGTATCGACGCTCTGAAAATAATGATCGAGGGGCGTTTTCGAAACCTTCCGATCGAAGCTGATGGAAAATTCGTCGGGATCCTTTCGATTTTGGCGGCTGCCAAAGGCCGTTTGATGGAAACCATGGCGAAGAATACAGAAGCCTATGAATCGCTGAAGTCTCTCAGCGATGGCATGCCAGAAATAGATATTGAGAATACGACAGAAGACGCATTCAAATTAGTTTCTGACAGCAAAGCGCCATTCGTTTCCGTCAAAGAAAACAACGAAATCGTCGATTTTTTGATGGATTATGATTTACGACGCCTTTGGTTGAAAAAACAGTGA
- the lipB gene encoding lipoyl(octanoyl) transferase LipB: MRPIEWNISDGLTGYLQAVQVMEARADAIAKGNASEAIWLVEHPALYTAGTSANRKDLIDANRFPVFSSKRGGQYTYHGPGQRVVYVMLDLNQHGKDVRAFVQKLEQWVISTLACFNVQGAIRDGRIGVWVDRPEKPLTPAGLRQEDKIAAIGIRLRKWVSFHGLSINVDPDLSHFEGIIPCGIREYGVTSLVDLGLPVSMADLDMALKDQFEKQFLTP; the protein is encoded by the coding sequence ATGCGGCCAATTGAATGGAACATTAGCGATGGGCTGACCGGGTACCTGCAGGCCGTGCAGGTTATGGAAGCGCGCGCCGATGCCATCGCCAAGGGCAATGCGTCGGAAGCCATTTGGTTGGTTGAGCACCCCGCCCTCTACACTGCGGGGACCAGCGCCAACCGCAAGGATTTGATTGATGCGAACAGATTTCCTGTGTTCAGCAGCAAACGCGGCGGCCAATATACATATCATGGGCCGGGCCAACGGGTTGTATATGTGATGCTCGATTTGAACCAGCATGGCAAGGATGTGCGCGCATTTGTGCAAAAGCTAGAGCAATGGGTGATCTCCACTTTGGCTTGCTTTAACGTGCAAGGGGCCATACGCGATGGTCGTATCGGCGTATGGGTTGATCGACCGGAAAAGCCGTTAACGCCGGCAGGGTTGCGCCAAGAAGATAAAATCGCCGCGATCGGAATACGGCTTCGAAAATGGGTGTCGTTTCACGGGCTCTCGATCAATGTTGATCCCGATTTATCGCATTTCGAGGGGATCATACCCTGCGGCATTCGCGAATATGGCGTAACAAGTTTGGTGGATCTTGGGCTTCCCGTGAGCATGGCGGATCTTGATATGGCTTTAAAAGACCAGTTTGAAAAACAGTTTTTGACACCATAA
- a CDS encoding cytochrome c oxidase subunit I: MADAAIHGHEHEDQRGFFTRWFMSTNHKDIGILYLITSAFVGFVSVAFTVYMRLELMDPGVQYMCLEGARMFADASTPCTPNGHLWNVLITGHGILMMFFVVIPALFGGFGNYFMPLQIGAPDMAFPRMNNLSFWLYVAGTTLAICSVLAPGGNDQLGSGVGWVLYPPLSVNEGGMSMDLAIFAVHVSGASSILGAINMITTFLNMRTPGMSLFKVPLFSWSIFVTSWLILLSLPVLAGAITMLLTDRNFGTTFFDPAGGGDPILYQHILWFFGHPEVYIIILPGFGLISHVIATFSRKPVFGYLPMVWAIIAIGALGFVVWAHHMYTVGMSLTQQSYFMLATMVIAVPTGVKVFSWIATMWGGSIEFKTPMLWAFGFLFLFTVGGVTGIVLAQAGVDRAYHDTYYVVAHFHYVMSLGAVFTIFAGIYYYFGKMTGRAYPEWAGKLHFWMMFIGANLTFFPQHFLGRQGMPRRYIDYPEAFAYWNQWSSWGAFLSFASFIFFFGIIAYSLLRGAKVTENNYWNEYADTLEWTLPSPPPEHTFEILPKQEEWDKAPSH; encoded by the coding sequence ATGGCAGATGCAGCCATTCATGGCCACGAACATGAAGATCAACGAGGGTTTTTCACGCGTTGGTTTATGTCTACGAATCATAAAGACATCGGAATCCTGTACCTGATCACATCGGCGTTTGTCGGATTTGTATCGGTTGCCTTCACCGTTTACATGCGGCTTGAATTGATGGATCCGGGCGTTCAATATATGTGCCTCGAAGGCGCGCGGATGTTTGCAGATGCCTCTACCCCTTGTACTCCGAACGGCCATCTTTGGAATGTTTTGATCACCGGTCATGGCATTTTGATGATGTTTTTCGTGGTTATTCCGGCATTATTTGGCGGATTTGGCAATTACTTCATGCCGTTGCAAATTGGTGCTCCGGATATGGCATTTCCGCGCATGAACAACCTGTCCTTCTGGCTGTATGTGGCGGGCACGACGCTGGCAATCTGCTCGGTTCTGGCACCAGGTGGCAATGATCAGCTAGGTTCTGGTGTGGGCTGGGTTTTGTATCCACCGCTCTCGGTGAACGAAGGCGGTATGTCGATGGATCTAGCGATCTTCGCGGTGCATGTCTCGGGCGCCTCTTCCATCCTGGGTGCGATCAATATGATTACCACATTCTTGAATATGCGCACCCCAGGAATGTCGCTTTTCAAAGTGCCGCTGTTTTCATGGTCAATCTTCGTGACCAGCTGGCTGATCTTGCTGTCGCTTCCGGTTCTTGCTGGCGCGATCACCATGTTGCTGACGGATCGTAACTTTGGCACGACCTTCTTTGATCCCGCCGGTGGTGGAGATCCGATTTTGTACCAGCACATTCTGTGGTTCTTTGGTCATCCAGAGGTTTACATTATTATCCTTCCCGGCTTTGGCTTGATCAGCCATGTGATCGCAACTTTCTCGCGCAAGCCGGTATTTGGCTATTTGCCTATGGTATGGGCGATTATCGCGATTGGCGCTTTGGGTTTTGTTGTCTGGGCGCATCACATGTACACCGTCGGCATGTCGCTGACGCAGCAATCTTATTTCATGCTGGCAACTATGGTGATCGCGGTGCCCACTGGCGTTAAAGTGTTCAGTTGGATTGCCACCATGTGGGGCGGATCAATTGAATTCAAAACCCCAATGCTCTGGGCATTTGGCTTCTTGTTTCTGTTCACAGTGGGCGGGGTCACCGGCATCGTTCTGGCGCAAGCGGGCGTAGACCGGGCGTATCATGATACGTATTACGTGGTGGCACATTTCCACTATGTGATGAGCCTTGGTGCCGTGTTCACCATCTTTGCCGGGATCTATTATTATTTCGGCAAGATGACGGGGCGGGCTTACCCTGAATGGGCTGGTAAGTTGCATTTCTGGATGATGTTTATTGGTGCAAATCTTACGTTCTTTCCACAGCATTTCTTAGGCCGTCAGGGTATGCCACGTCGCTACATCGACTATCCGGAAGCCTTTGCCTACTGGAACCAATGGTCAAGCTGGGGGGCATTCCTGTCTTTCGCCTCTTTCATCTTCTTCTTCGGCATCATTGCCTATTCGCTGCTGCGCGGTGCGAAGGTGACCGAGAATAATTATTGGAACGAATATGCTGATACGCTGGAATGGACGCTTCCCTCACCGCCTCCAGAGCACACATTCGAAATCCTGCCGAAGCAGGAAGAATGGGACAAGGCCCCTAGCCATTAA
- a CDS encoding DUF2244 domain-containing protein — protein MPYIWLEQTEDKAQASLELWPHRSLPPQGFAAFIMTTFILITLPLYALLGTKLFWALLPFLMLTVWAIWWALRRNYFDSQILEQLRFTADNLHLMRQEPKGEIKSWECNGYWARAHLYRTEGPLPNYVTLSGNGREVEIGAFLSEDERKSLFKELKSALANYHNPERNAPDPV, from the coding sequence ATGCCATATATTTGGTTAGAACAGACAGAGGATAAAGCGCAGGCCAGCTTAGAGCTGTGGCCGCATCGCTCTTTGCCGCCACAGGGCTTTGCCGCTTTCATCATGACGACCTTCATCTTGATTACGCTTCCGCTTTACGCTTTGCTGGGTACAAAACTCTTCTGGGCCTTGCTGCCCTTTTTAATGCTCACCGTTTGGGCAATCTGGTGGGCGTTGCGGCGCAACTATTTTGACAGCCAAATATTAGAGCAATTGCGCTTCACCGCCGATAATTTGCACTTGATGCGCCAAGAGCCAAAAGGCGAGATTAAATCATGGGAGTGTAACGGATATTGGGCGCGCGCGCATTTATACCGCACCGAAGGGCCGCTTCCCAATTACGTGACCCTGAGCGGCAATGGGAGAGAGGTCGAAATTGGCGCTTTTTTAAGCGAAGACGAACGCAAATCGCTTTTTAAGGAATTAAAATCTGCCCTCGCCAACTATCACAATCCTGAACGAAATGCCCCTGATCCTGTGTGA
- a CDS encoding iron-containing alcohol dehydrogenase, whose amino-acid sequence MARTIDRKRLGCRVFEQSRGYELEAVELCGKNLKSVVGGDTNSLTLQGMSNAAYRAGNAINISKTTAAHAWSYGITNHHGIPHGHAVWLTLPKIFKMHATADTEQVSDARVHKHLQEIMHKLMKSLNIEVAEQADTILENFMISLGVPHNFTMIGADTAEQRAFLAKQANMERMSNNPVSFTDRDISEIFSLD is encoded by the coding sequence ATCGCTCGAACAATCGATAGAAAGCGCTTGGGCTGCAGGGTCTTTGAACAAAGTCGGGGCTATGAACTTGAAGCCGTTGAACTATGCGGAAAAAACCTTAAGAGCGTTGTAGGGGGGGATACAAATTCCTTGACCTTACAGGGCATGTCTAATGCAGCATACCGAGCAGGGAACGCAATCAATATTTCTAAAACAACCGCAGCGCATGCATGGTCCTATGGGATTACCAATCATCATGGAATACCCCATGGGCATGCGGTTTGGTTAACGCTGCCAAAAATATTTAAAATGCATGCCACAGCCGATACCGAGCAGGTTAGCGATGCAAGAGTACACAAGCATTTACAAGAAATCATGCACAAATTGATGAAATCTCTAAATATTGAAGTTGCTGAACAGGCTGATACGATTTTGGAAAACTTTATGATAAGTCTCGGTGTTCCACATAACTTTACGATGATTGGAGCAGATACAGCAGAACAACGGGCTTTTCTTGCCAAACAGGCAAATATGGAACGTATGTCCAATAATCCGGTTAGCTTCACTGACCGCGATATCTCTGAAATATTTTCACTAGATTAG
- a CDS encoding glycosyltransferase translates to MITELVIATFQKPRYLATVLQSLRKQQCLPNGICIADDGSDRNTENVIRNFQYANPSLKIRHLWHENQGFRKNLILNDAVYSSQADYIIFIDDDCVMHPCFISSHLKRAKEGHFATGSVIRLTKCFSDKILERREISWSKQGLPEGWRPRSISEKLKSMPFDYRVMGVLDSLSPVRCSWAGGNASTFRDHILKVNGFDTQMAYGGEDKEFGARLINLGIKGRHLRYTAPLYHLYHDRGYVNRSQLHKNRAILEQTRSSKKIFTNNGIFTK, encoded by the coding sequence ATGATTACAGAACTTGTTATAGCGACTTTCCAGAAACCGAGGTATTTGGCGACTGTGCTGCAATCTCTCCGAAAACAGCAATGTTTGCCAAACGGAATTTGCATTGCCGACGATGGTTCAGATCGCAATACAGAAAATGTTATTCGAAACTTTCAGTATGCAAACCCCAGCTTAAAAATTCGCCATTTATGGCATGAAAACCAAGGGTTTCGAAAAAACCTTATCCTTAACGATGCGGTGTATTCCAGCCAAGCTGATTACATAATTTTTATTGATGACGATTGCGTAATGCATCCTTGTTTTATTTCAAGCCATTTGAAAAGAGCTAAAGAGGGTCACTTCGCAACTGGCTCGGTAATAAGGCTAACGAAATGTTTCTCAGATAAGATACTTGAGCGAAGAGAAATATCTTGGTCCAAACAAGGGCTACCAGAAGGGTGGCGACCAAGGTCAATTTCAGAAAAATTAAAATCAATGCCGTTTGATTATCGAGTTATGGGTGTATTAGATTCTTTATCCCCGGTGCGCTGTTCTTGGGCAGGGGGCAATGCATCTACGTTTAGAGACCACATTCTGAAAGTTAATGGTTTCGATACACAAATGGCTTATGGTGGAGAGGATAAAGAGTTTGGTGCAAGACTTATTAATTTAGGGATCAAAGGGCGCCACTTGAGATACACTGCTCCACTCTACCACCTCTATCATGATCGGGGTTATGTGAATAGATCTCAGCTGCACAAGAATCGTGCGATATTAGAACAGACACGCTCTTCAAAAAAAATTTTCACAAATAACGGAATTTTTACTAAGTAG
- a CDS encoding H-NS histone family protein yields the protein MEAIQQQMVEAKKNERANTLKEVKRLCEDFGFTASTIKGALAKERGEK from the coding sequence ATGGAAGCGATTCAGCAACAAATGGTTGAAGCGAAGAAGAACGAACGTGCCAACACGCTGAAAGAAGTGAAGCGTCTATGCGAAGATTTTGGCTTTACTGCTAGCACGATTAAGGGCGCACTTGCTAAGGAGCGAGGTGAAAAATGA
- a CDS encoding NAD-dependent epimerase/dehydratase family protein: MVQRVLVTGSGGIVGSHVVNALQSRGEAIEIVCFYGDLTDSANTKAFINEAGKLDTVIHLAAKVALDKVKKDPSHAYLVNVGGTINLLNAIAEIEHKPSLFYCSLPDR; the protein is encoded by the coding sequence ATGGTACAACGAGTGTTGGTAACAGGAAGTGGTGGAATTGTCGGAAGTCATGTAGTTAATGCACTTCAGTCAAGGGGGGAAGCTATCGAGATTGTTTGCTTCTATGGCGATTTGACAGATAGCGCCAATACTAAGGCTTTCATCAATGAAGCGGGTAAACTGGATACGGTTATTCACTTAGCTGCGAAAGTAGCTTTGGACAAAGTAAAAAAAGATCCCTCGCATGCATATTTGGTGAACGTTGGTGGTACGATCAATCTTCTTAATGCGATCGCTGAAATTGAGCATAAGCCCAGTCTTTTCTACTGTTCATTGCCGGACCGATGA